A genomic window from Fusarium falciforme chromosome 2, complete sequence includes:
- a CDS encoding Zn(2)-C6 fungal-type domain-containing protein: MHSRTVSTRSSPASDASRARLSCEPCRARKIRCTGEHPVCSKCFSKSRECSYSIQKAAGRPRTRQQSALRRDGRSRRRRAIELAPSPESLLDLSQDISEPVSEPPSSAHETPGSQDNGSENLSAVSTAHHGVPPFLADFENYMHAQPQECSGSMPTLPLGTLNHSECIQPCACLSILYLLLNRLGSDAELVVPNDLAFFRNTVETAMDVLDCAKCPLRFSSVLQNATILGILCVCIAESYVRFVRTIDSKAQAAIEKGESLLVSLGNFEGPLSYLDQSKVGTNPAAILVEVSPDQWKSLMHNAVKAEICGVEGHREKCFMHFIKRLEERQTDWHRRPLAPDCPPTYQSACTSVDEIPLCLTIIKAARKVLDQIEHILQ, from the exons ATGCATTCACGGACCGTTTCCACGAGGAGTTCCCCAGCAAGCGACGCTTCCAGAGCTCGTCTATCATGTGAGCCTTGTA GGGCAAGAAAAATCCGCTGCACCGGCGAGCATCCCGTCTGCTCCAAGTGCTTCTCCAAGAGCCGCGAGTGCTCGTATTCCATCCAGAAGGCAGCAGGAAGACCCAGAACCCGACAGCAGTCGGCGCTTCGCCGAGATGGAAGGTCTCGCCGACGTCGTGCGATCGAACTGGCCCCGTCTCCGGAATCGTTACTGGATCTGAGCCAAGACATCAGTGAGCCGGTGTCAGAACCTCCGAGTAGCGCTCATGAGACCCCAGGCAGTCAGGATAACGGATCGGAAAACTTGTCGGCGGTGTCGACCGCTCACCATGGTGTTCCGCCATTTCTAGCTGACTTTGAGAACTACATGCA TGCTCAGCCACAAGAATGTTCCGGATCGATGCCTACGCTACCACTCGGCACGCTCAATCACTCGGAGTGTATCCAGCCCTGCGCATGCCTGTCCATCCTCTACCTCCTCCTTAATCGACTAGGATCCGACGCCGAGCTGGTCGTACCAAATGATCTAGCCTTCTTTCGTAATACGGTAGAAACGGCGATGGATGTGCTCGACTGCGCGAAATGTCCCCTCCGATTCTCCTCTGTTCTCCAAAACGCAACCATCCTCGGCATACTCTGTGTCTGCATTGCTGAATCATACGTCAGGTTCGTCAGAACCATCGATTCAAAGGCTCAGGCAGCCATAGAAAAAGGAGAATCTCTGCTGGTCAGTCTTGGTAACTTCGAGGGCCCCCTTTCCTACTTGGATCAGTCCAAGGTTGGAACAAACCCAgccgccatcctcgtcgaggtGTCGCCCGATCAGTGGAAGAGTCTAATGCACAACGCGGTCAAAGCCGAGATATGTGGTGTCGAAGGCCATCGCGAAAAGTGCTTCATGCATTTCATCAAGCGACTGGAGGAACGACAGACGGACTGGCATCGACGACCACTAGCCCCGGACTGCCCACCCACCTACCAGTCAGCCTGTACGTCTGTGGATGAAATACCGCTCTGTCTGACAATCATCAAGGCTGCAAGGAAAGTTCTTGACCAGATCGAGCATATCTTGCAGTGA
- a CDS encoding Aminotran-1-2 domain-containing protein, whose protein sequence is MPGLTSAVDAITYNARVVGVTYHDIGGYNGLDDVFRPDMNRKALQSAFEKATQEGTNIRALMISNPHNPLGRCYVCNLSIF, encoded by the exons atgccAGGGCTGACGAGCGCCGTTGATGCCATAACATA CAATGCACGTGTAGTGGGCGTCACTTACCATGATATTGGCGGCTACAATGGACTTGATGATGTCTTTCGCCCAGACATGAATCGCAAGGCACTCCAATCTGCCTTTGAGAAAGCGACGCAAGAAGGAACCAATATCCGTGCCTTGATGATATCGAA TCCACATAATCCACTAGGAAGATGCTACGTCTGTAACCTCTCTATCTTTTAA